A portion of the Segatella copri DSM 18205 genome contains these proteins:
- a CDS encoding YhcH/YjgK/YiaL family protein produces the protein MVVDTLDNLEKYVSLNPLFADVVKFIKDNDLSKLEDGKHFIKESNLFVNITTAHGKSEEDAVLETHRKMIDIQIPLDNEETYGYTPLADLPEVEYNEAKDVTKYPGVKAQTLVTCKPGQFAIFWPQDGHQPCIGSGDIHKAIFKIKN, from the coding sequence ATGGTAGTAGATACTTTAGACAATCTGGAGAAATATGTTTCTCTCAATCCGCTCTTCGCTGATGTAGTGAAGTTTATCAAAGATAATGACCTCTCTAAATTGGAGGACGGTAAGCATTTTATCAAGGAGAGTAACCTCTTTGTTAATATAACGACAGCTCACGGAAAAAGCGAGGAAGATGCTGTTCTTGAAACACATCGCAAGATGATTGATATTCAGATTCCTCTTGACAACGAGGAGACTTATGGCTATACTCCTCTTGCTGATCTTCCTGAAGTGGAATATAACGAGGCTAAGGATGTAACCAAGTATCCTGGTGTGAAAGCGCAGACGCTCGTTACCTGCAAGCCAGGTCAGTTTGCTATCTTCTGGCCACAAGATGGTCATCAGCCATGCATCGGTAGTGGTGATATCCACAAGGCTATCTTCAAGATTAAGAATTAA